The sequence CTGGCGTAAGTGAGCAGTTCACCCGTGAAGCGGTATTTCACGGAAAGCTTCGGCAGCCATGCGCCGTATGTCTCCTCTTCTGAGCCTGATATACTTCCGTAGCCCATCATAGGAAGAACAGAACCGGAAGGGGTTTGATTATAGCCGAACTCTTTTTTCTCGCTGTCGTATCTCAGTCCCGCGGTAACTTCCAGCCTGCTGCCGAACTCATACCCTGCTTCACCGAACACGGCTATACCGGTTGTTTCCGTCTCGCTGTTCTGCCTCAGGTTTTCTCCCGGAACACCCATGCCCATATTCATGAAGTTCATCCATGTGTTGTATCTGCGCTCATCCTTCTCAGAAAGGAGGAACAGTCCGGCTATCCAGTTCAGTTTCCCGTCCGCGTTATCGGACATCAGTCGAAACTCCTGTGAAAAGGAGTTTATATCTTTCTCAACGTCAATGGAGATCATGTCAATGGGCGTGAAGTCCGTATCATTCATAAACATAGACTCGCTTCTGCTGTAAGCCGTGACGGATACCAGCTTCACATCACCTGCCGAATATTCGCCGCGCAGGGAGAGCATATCGAAATCATTGTATGTTTCGCCGTCTTCGTTTACGTTTATATTTTTACGCATGCTGCCACCGTGTAAAGGAGCAAAGTTGGCATATTTATCACCGTCATAGCGCTGAAACCCGTAACTTAAATCCGCGGAGAACTCATTTCCTGATTTATATCCGAGGCTGAATTTACCGTCCTTTTTCTCTGTTTTGCCAAGGTCATCCTCACCGTTTACGCTTTCAAAGTAACCATCGGTTTCCGCATATCTCGCAGCGGCTTTTATGAACAGTCTGTCACTGACAACGGGTCCGCTGATTGACGCCTTGGTCTCATAAGTATTGAAGCTGCTTATGTCTATGCCCGCTCTGCCTGCCCATGTGTCGGACGGCTGCTTCGTAACTATGTTTATGACCCCTGCCTCGGAGTTTCTGCCGTAAAGCGTCCCCTGCGGTCCTTTGAGAATCTCGATGCGCTCAACATCATAAAAACTCACATCCAGATTGGGATGATAAACGTCATCAACATAAAAGCCGACAGACGGAATCTGATTCATGGAACCGGTAATCCCTCTCATAGTGGCAAATGTTGTGATTGATTCGCCCGTCTGAGTTACATAGAGATTCGGTGTCATGCTCATAACATCCGCAAGAGTGCGCAGCCCGTATTCATCAACCTCTTCCCCGCTTAAGGATGATACGGCAGATGGAACTTCCTTAATATCTCTTCCTCTTTTTTCCGCCGTGACGACCACTGTGTCCAGCTCGTATACATCTGCTGTCGCGTTATCCGCCGCATTTGCGGAAAATGTGAAAGCTGTGAGCATATAGGCGGCAAGTATCGCAAACCCCGTTCTCTTTGGAAGCATAGTCTTCCCTCCGTTTAAAATGACTTAGAGGGCTCAAACTTATCATCAACAGCGTATGAAAAAATAGAATATGAAGTGCTCAATATAGAAAAATCAGGAAATGGTTTTAAAGAATCTTCCGGGGGTAGTTCCGTAAAACTTCACAAACTCCCTGATGAAGTGTGAAGTGTCGCTGAAACCAAGATGGTGGCTTATTTCGGTTATGTTCATTCTGTCTTCCGCGAGCAGAGCCTCCGCATGGCGCATTCTTTCATTACGCAGAATGGAATACGGTGTGGAGTTGAACAGGCTTCTGAAGCCTTTTTTGAGCTTTGTGCTGTTTATGCCCACCCTTTTTGACAACTCATCAAGAGCCGGAGGGCTGTCCATCTCCGCAATCAGGATTTCCCGTGCCTCCCTGATCCGCTCCTCATCGCCGCGGCAGAGTTTCAGCGCCTTAGGCAGCGACAGGCTGTGCTGTACCTCTCTGAGTATGTGAACCATCAGTTCCATACTCTTGCTTTCAAGAAAAAGCCTGTTCAGAGCGCCCTTATATGGACTGTTGATTATCTGATCCAGCACCACGCGCACGGATGGAGACAGCAATGTGCTTATATTAATGGAGGCTGCGTCTTTGCGGAATATGCTCCTGAAAGATTCAGGCACATACTCCTCTTCACCCCCGAAATACTCAAGAAAACGCATGGGGGAAACATACAGATTCAGAATGCGGTAATGCTCACCGGCGAATGTCCGGACAGAGCATCTGCTCAGCGGGTTATAGGTAACAAGGCTTCTGCCTGAGCTTCCGTCAAGAACGGCTGTTTCTCTGCCGCCCCTGATTATGCTTCCGTAACCTTTACCGTTCATGTGAAAAGAAAATTCAAGCGGTGCGGAATCTATCTCGAAATCGGCTGTGGAAGTTTCCTTCGCCACATAGTCCATAAACGAAATCTCAACTCCGCATGAAAGCGACACATGACGGAACATACCTGTGACATTACCGAAGGTGTTAAGAAAATTCCATGATGTATCAATTAATTGAGAGCCGGCATCCTTTGTAAGCATATTTTACCCACTCATTTAATTTAGTTAGATATAACTAAATTAAATTTTCCACCAAGTCAAGCGGGAATGAGCCAACCGGAAATGATTCTGCGGCAAGACAGGCAAACAAAGGATAATTCCGAAAACTGTACAGAACTTAAAGTACCGCATAATTTTGCAGCCAATAAAAAAAGCCAATCATTAAGTGATTGGCTTTTAAGAAACTTTAAATCGGGATGACAGGATTTGAACCTGCGACCACACCCACCCCAAGGGTGTACGCTACCAAGCTGCGCTACATCCCGCTGCTCTTTCCTGTTGGGGAATCCGTTTATATCAAAGGGACTAATGCAAGTCAAGTGCTTTTTTTATCAAAATCTTACACTATGACAAAACACAGCTTTTTAACCTGCATCAGTATAACTCGCTTCCCTGTCATCTCTTCATATAGTGCGTAAAG is a genomic window of Geovibrio thiophilus containing:
- a CDS encoding TonB-dependent receptor, yielding MLPKRTGFAILAAYMLTAFTFSANAADNATADVYELDTVVVTAEKRGRDIKEVPSAVSSLSGEEVDEYGLRTLADVMSMTPNLYVTQTGESITTFATMRGITGSMNQIPSVGFYVDDVYHPNLDVSFYDVERIEILKGPQGTLYGRNSEAGVINIVTKQPSDTWAGRAGIDISSFNTYETKASISGPVVSDRLFIKAAARYAETDGYFESVNGEDDLGKTEKKDGKFSLGYKSGNEFSADLSYGFQRYDGDKYANFAPLHGGSMRKNINVNEDGETYNDFDMLSLRGEYSAGDVKLVSVTAYSRSESMFMNDTDFTPIDMISIDVEKDINSFSQEFRLMSDNADGKLNWIAGLFLLSEKDERRYNTWMNFMNMGMGVPGENLRQNSETETTGIAVFGEAGYEFGSRLEVTAGLRYDSEKKEFGYNQTPSGSVLPMMGYGSISGSEEETYGAWLPKLSVKYRFTGELLTYASISRGFRSGGFNEKENMGSSFDPEYTWNYELGLKSSWLDRRLNFNAAVFHIDWKDMQVEIADASGTSVYMENAAEAESTGAEVEISAMPLSGLVVNAGAGYTYAEYKDYTKGDEDFSGNRVIDSPLYTANFGAAYRFGGGFYANTNYSYFGKVYFDPANSEEQKSYGVLNAKIGYQGSRYDIYLYGRNLLDEEYAVRAFEVNDVWYGRAGEPRVIGVAVAGRF
- a CDS encoding helix-turn-helix domain-containing protein, with product MLTKDAGSQLIDTSWNFLNTFGNVTGMFRHVSLSCGVEISFMDYVAKETSTADFEIDSAPLEFSFHMNGKGYGSIIRGGRETAVLDGSSGRSLVTYNPLSRCSVRTFAGEHYRILNLYVSPMRFLEYFGGEEEYVPESFRSIFRKDAASINISTLLSPSVRVVLDQIINSPYKGALNRLFLESKSMELMVHILREVQHSLSLPKALKLCRGDEERIREAREILIAEMDSPPALDELSKRVGINSTKLKKGFRSLFNSTPYSILRNERMRHAEALLAEDRMNITEISHHLGFSDTSHFIREFVKFYGTTPGRFFKTIS